Part of the Candidatus Peregrinibacteria bacterium genome, AAGTAAAAGTTGATACCGAAAGAGACAAGTTCATGACTTCAGAAGAAGCCCTCAAATATGGGCTGATTGATCATGTGATTAGTGCGAAATAGGGGAAATAAGAGGCTCTGTATTGACTAAAATTAAAATTTGGTTTATATACACAGCATAAAATATTCACCTATTATCTATGGCACGAGAAAATTTTAGCAGTGAGCTGGATTCAAAGCGCTTATTGACTCCTGATGTAGCAACAGTAGATTCTGTTGGGAGGACTGGTGATGTTCCTGATATAGTTGGATCTACGAGAGCGGGAGTAGTAGAAACACATAAAAGTCCAGATGCTATTTCTCGTCTCGATGAGAAAATTCGTCAGCTTGAAGAAGTTGCGGAAAATCATTTACTTACTCCAGATCTTCTCGTAAAAGCTTGGGGAGCATTGAGGATGGAAGTTAATCCAAGAGAGCAGGAAGAATTAAGGCGTTTATGGGAATCATTCTTAATGGGTCCGGAATTTAGTGAGATTTTGTCAGCAGCAAAAGGGATTAGAAAAGCTACAATTGGAAACATTCCTCCCATCATTTGTCCGCCATTACCAAAAAAACTTTATGACAAAAATGATCGTGGTCGTGAGCATAACGGTAGTCTTGCAACCATGTCTTTAGTTGTACATCGTAGTCCAGAAAAATTAGACTTTACTCTAGATGATAGTGTTCCACATCGCGGAAATAAAGGGTGTATGCAAGATGATCTTTTGAATAAAATCTGGCGTCCGGCGGTTACTGTGTATGCAGCTGATTGTCTTGAAGGCTCGACTAAAAGAGTGTATGAAAAAGATACGGTAAATGGCGCGGAATCACAGACAGATATGCAACGACGTTTAGGACAAGAAATTTTTGGAGAAAGTAAATATATGGGAGTAGGAGTAAATATGGCTTTAGTACTAGCTTTGTTATGGCTTTCAACTGGAGGGAAAATGACAGCGCTGAGCAGCGGTCTCATTATGCGTACTAATGATTTTAGTACAGTTCAAGGTGCGCCGTTGGTTATTACAAGAACTTCACCTCAACAAGATGGTGATCTTGGTCGACTTTATCTTTTTCATACTGTTAATTTTCACATGCTTGCATCCTCGGTTGAAGGGATTGGTTCATCTTATCGCATACCTTTACAACAATAGAGAAAATTCTTGAATTTTTTTCTGTACCCTCTCTCCGACAAAAGAGATGGACTTCACATCTTTGATGTTTTAGGAATTCTGTGGGAATCGAGGCAATACCAGAAGCGCAGTCATAAAAATATTTTTTCCTGCGACAACACATTCCCTTCCATTCTCACTTTTCATTCCGAAGTTCTCTGAGGAGCTCTTTCTGTTTCGGGAGGCAGGAGGAGTTCTTTCGTATTCAGGAAACGATGAAAAATGTGCATTACTTCGTCAGCAGCGCCTCAAACTCCTCATCGTACTTGGAAAAGTACGCCTGCGTCGTTTTCGGCTTGCTTCCTCGTACTGCAACATTTTTGATCGTTTCCTGCTCATATGATATGGAGCATACTTTTTATAATATTTCTTGAATTGTTAAAAAAAGCATTAATTTTTAACAATAAATCGTGATATTGTTAAGAAGTTAAGCATTAAAAATATACTTGATATGTCAGACAAAATCACTATTTCCGGCAATGATTCCGAGCAGCGTCTCGATCGATATCTCCGCAAAAAGTTTCCTGAGCTTCCACTTTCGGTCATTTATAAATATTTACGGCAGAAAAAGGTGAAGATTATTCGAGGCGAGAAGAAATTTCATGGGAAAAAAGAAGATATGCTCCAAAAAGGAGATGAAATGCATCTCTATTTCGACGCTTCTCAATTTGGTGGAACTCCCAAAAAAGATGTTCCAAATTTCGATTTCGTTGTAAAGAGTCCATTTTTTAAGAAAAATTTTCGAATCCAATATGAAGATGAATATTTATGGATAGCCGATAAACTCCCAGGAATTGCCGTGCATCCGGGGACAAAAACACCATCTGGGAAATCACTTATCGATCTTTTTCTCGCGTATCAGAAATCAAAAAATCCGAATGCAATAGATCCAAAATTGGCACATCGACTTGATAAAGATACTTCAGGACTGATCATTATTGCAAAAAATGATCTCGTACTCCGAAAACTTTCGGCATTATTTCGAGATGGGGGAGTCAAGAAGCAGTATTTAGCACTCGTACAAGGAAAACTTCCGAAAAAATCAGGAATGATCGAATCAAATCTCCTTCGAACAGAAGGATCAAAACATACGAAAATACAAGTTTCTTCTCACATCGAATCAAAACCTTCACGTACGTTTTATAGTGTTCGTGAATACTCTCCAAAGCTGAATGCTTCACTTGTGGAAGTGACGCTCGATACTGGACGAATGCACCAAATCCGCGTGCATTTTGCCTCCGAAGGGCATCCACTTGCTGGTGATGATGTGTATGGGGAGCGAATGTGGAATAGAAAAATGAGAGATAAATTTGGATTGAAACGCCATTTTCTCCATGCGTATCAAATTGCATTTCCACATCCAATTACGCACAAGAAAATTGAGATTTCTTCTCCACTTCCGGAAGATCTCAGCAGAATTCTCAAGAATTTCTTTTGACTTCGGGCATTTTCTCGCTATAATTTTAAGCGATGAATCTTCACGTAGCATTTTGGGCTTTTTATTTCTTTCCTGAACATCGCGTCTAGAGAGTGCCTGTGTTTGTTGTAATTTGCACTTTCTTGAGACACCGGGAAGTGCTTTTTTAAATTTTTAATTTTAAATTTTGAAATTTCTAAATAAATCTTAATGTCTAATTTTTAAACGAAAAATGGCAGAATATTTTCAGTGATTATGAATTTTAAAAATTAG contains:
- a CDS encoding RluA family pseudouridine synthase, whose amino-acid sequence is MSDKITISGNDSEQRLDRYLRKKFPELPLSVIYKYLRQKKVKIIRGEKKFHGKKEDMLQKGDEMHLYFDASQFGGTPKKDVPNFDFVVKSPFFKKNFRIQYEDEYLWIADKLPGIAVHPGTKTPSGKSLIDLFLAYQKSKNPNAIDPKLAHRLDKDTSGLIIIAKNDLVLRKLSALFRDGGVKKQYLALVQGKLPKKSGMIESNLLRTEGSKHTKIQVSSHIESKPSRTFYSVREYSPKLNASLVEVTLDTGRMHQIRVHFASEGHPLAGDDVYGERMWNRKMRDKFGLKRHFLHAYQIAFPHPITHKKIEISSPLPEDLSRILKNFF